The following is a genomic window from Corynebacterium incognita.
ATAGACCGCTGTATTTCCCGGATTTGCCCAAGCCGAAGAAGATCGAGCGCATCATCGACGACTCCCTGCAGCAGTTGCACTCGCCCATCTGGCGTTAAAGCCAGGGACGCGGCTTCATGGTCGCGGGCTGTGGTGATTACTATTGACGGCGTGACTACGACTGCTGATAACGCTGATTCCGTTGAACATTCGCCGTTGGAGCTGCCAGGCGTACCCACCGTCACCGTGATCGGTGATGGGCAGCTGGCGCGCATGATGCAGACCGCGGCCATCGAGCTGGGCCTGTCGCTGCGCGTGCTGGCCGGTTCCCGCACCGCGTCGGCGGCGCAGGTGTCCGGCGACGTGCAGCTGGGCGATTACACCAACGTAGATGACCTGCTGCGCGTGACCAAGGGGTCGGCGGCGGTCACCTTTGATCATGAGCACGTGCCCACCGAGCACCTGCAGGCGCTTATCGACGCCGGCTTGTCCGTCCAACCCGGCCCTGGCGCGCTCGTCAACGCCCAGGACAAGCTGGTCATGCGGCGCCGTCTGGCAGAACTTGGCGCGCCGATCCCGGCCTTTGCCGCCATCGATTCCGTGGCCGATGCCGAGGCCTTCTTCGATGAGGTAAAGGGCGCGGTATGCCTCAAGGCCCGCCGCGGCGGCTACGACGGCCACGGCGTGTGGTTCCCGGAAGGCAAGCAGGAGCTGACCGCGCTCGTCGAGAAGCTCTTGGAAGCCGGAACCCCGCTCATGGCTGAGGCGAAGGTGGCCTTGACCCACGAACTTTCTGCTCTGGTGACGCGGCGCCCGTCGGGGGAGACCAAGGCGTGGCAGATCGCCGAGTCCGTGCAAAAGGACGGCATTTGCGTGGAAGCCGTGGCGCCTGCACCGGAGCTGGACCCGCAGCTGGCGGCGCGCGCCGG
Proteins encoded in this region:
- a CDS encoding 5-(carboxyamino)imidazole ribonucleotide synthase; amino-acid sequence: MTTTADNADSVEHSPLELPGVPTVTVIGDGQLARMMQTAAIELGLSLRVLAGSRTASAAQVSGDVQLGDYTNVDDLLRVTKGSAAVTFDHEHVPTEHLQALIDAGLSVQPGPGALVNAQDKLVMRRRLAELGAPIPAFAAIDSVADAEAFFDEVKGAVCLKARRGGYDGHGVWFPEGKQELTALVEKLLEAGTPLMAEAKVALTHELSALVTRRPSGETKAWQIAESVQKDGICVEAVAPAPELDPQLAARAGQLAMLIADNLGVTGVLAVELFQFTNADGEQDIAVNELAMRPHNTGHWTQDGSVTSQFEQHLRAVLDYPLGTTEATAPVAVMANVLGAPEDPEMPMQERVQHVLRRFPQAKIHLYGKEHRAGRKIGHVNLRGQDSAQTRHEAHLAAQFLVQAQWEDGYAPSVD